Part of the Usitatibacter palustris genome, CGAATCCAGGAAGCCGCCGGAGCCTTCGGTCTTCTCGTTCGCCGCGGTCTTCGATTGCGCTCGCGCCAACAACTGCTCGGACGCCGACTCGCGATCGACCGCCTTCTCATAATGCCCTGCAACCAGCGAAGCCTCGATGACCTTGCGTCGCTCGTCGGCTGTGAGGGGTCCCAGGCGCGAGCCGGGCGGCACGACGAAGGCGCGCTCGACAGGCTGCGGCGTTCCCTTTTCGTCGAGGAAGGACACCAACGCTTCGCCCACGGCGAGCTCGGTAATGGCTTGCTCGACCTTGACCTTCGGATTGGGCCGGAACGTGGTGGCCGCGGACTTCACCGCCGCCTGGTCGCGCGGCGTGAACGCGCGCAACGCATGCTGCACTCGATTGCCCAACTGCCCCAGGACCGTGTCGGGGACGTCGAGGGGATTCTGGGTCACGAAATACACACCCACGCCCTTGGAGCGCACGAGGCGCACGACCTGCTCGATGCGCTCGAGCAATTCCTTGGGCGCGTCGCTGAACAGCAGGTGCGCTTCATCGAAGAAGAAGACGAGCTTGGGTTTTTCCGGGTCGCCGATTTCCGGGAGGGCTTCGAAGAGCTCGGAGAGCAGCCAGAGGAGCATCGTCGAATACACGCGGGGGCGCGACATCAGCTTGTCGGCCGCGAGGATGTTGATGACGCCGCGGCCGCCGACGGTTTGCATGAGGTCCGCGAGATCGAGCGCGGGCTCACCGAAGAACTTGTCGCCGCCTTGCGACTCGAGGGTGAGCAAGCCGCGCTGGATCGCGCCGATGCTGGCCGTGGAAATGTTGCCGTATTGCGTGCGCAGCTGCGAGGCGTTGTCGCCGGCGAACTGCAGCATCGAGCGAAGATCCTTGAGGTCGAGCAGCAGGAGGCCCTGGTCGTCGGCGATCTTGAACACGGCCGCAAGCACGCCCGACTGCGTCTCGTTGAGATCGAGGATGCGCCCGAGCAGCAGCGGACCCATCTCGCTGATCGTGGAACGCACCGGGTGCCCGCTCTCACCGAACACGTCCCAGAAGGCGACCGGGCAGGCGCGGTACTCGAAGCCCTCGAGGCCGAGGCTCTTCACGCGCTCCGCGACTTTCGCGTTCGATCCCCCCGCGGCGGCGAGGCCCGCGAGATCGCCCTTCACGTCGGCCATGAACACGGGCACGCCGATGGCACTCAGGCGCTCGGCCATCGTCTGCAACGTGACGGTCTTTCCGGTTCCCGTCGCACCGGCGATGAGCCCGTGGCGATTGGCCAATCCGGGCAACAGACCCAAGTCCGATTTCGACTTCGCGACCAGCAGCGGTTCTAGCACGCGGTGCGCTCTGGAGAGGGGCGGGAGGCGAATGTTACCATTGAGCTTTCCCGCCCGGCATTGACGCGCGAGCAGCAACGAGACCCATATGGCAGGACACAGCAAGTGGGCGAACATCCAGCACCGCAAGGGTCGCCAGGACGCCAAGCGCGGCAAGATCTTCACTCGCCTCATCAAGGAAATCACCGTCGCGTCCCGCATGGGCGGCGGCGATCCCGATATGAATCCGCGCCTGCGGCTGGCCGTGGACAAGGCGACGGAAAACAACATGCCCAAGGACAACATCGAGCGCGCGATCAAGCGCGGCACCGGTGATCTCGAGGGCGTGAGCTACGAGGAAGTCCGCTACGAAGGGTACGGATTGCAGGGCGCGGCGATCATGGTCGATTGTCTCACCGACAATCGCGTGCGCACGGTGGCTGAAGTGCGCCACGCCTTCGCGAAGTTCGGCGGCAACATGGGCACGGACGGCTCGGTCGCTTTCCTCTTCAAGCATTGCGGGCAGCTCGTGTTCGCCCCGGGGACCAACGAGGACAAGCTCATGGAAGCCGCCCTCGACGCCGGCGCGGATGACGTCATCACG contains:
- a CDS encoding YebC/PmpR family DNA-binding transcriptional regulator; translated protein: MAGHSKWANIQHRKGRQDAKRGKIFTRLIKEITVASRMGGGDPDMNPRLRLAVDKATENNMPKDNIERAIKRGTGDLEGVSYEEVRYEGYGLQGAAIMVDCLTDNRVRTVAEVRHAFAKFGGNMGTDGSVAFLFKHCGQLVFAPGTNEDKLMEAALDAGADDVITHDDGAIEVITAPYELSTVRAKLERAGFKAELAEVTMKPTAETEFTGDDAVKMQKLLDALESLDDVQEVHTTAAIAGG
- a CDS encoding helicase HerA-like domain-containing protein, giving the protein MLEPLLVAKSKSDLGLLPGLANRHGLIAGATGTGKTVTLQTMAERLSAIGVPVFMADVKGDLAGLAAAGGSNAKVAERVKSLGLEGFEYRACPVAFWDVFGESGHPVRSTISEMGPLLLGRILDLNETQSGVLAAVFKIADDQGLLLLDLKDLRSMLQFAGDNASQLRTQYGNISTASIGAIQRGLLTLESQGGDKFFGEPALDLADLMQTVGGRGVINILAADKLMSRPRVYSTMLLWLLSELFEALPEIGDPEKPKLVFFFDEAHLLFSDAPKELLERIEQVVRLVRSKGVGVYFVTQNPLDVPDTVLGQLGNRVQHALRAFTPRDQAAVKSAATTFRPNPKVKVEQAITELAVGEALVSFLDEKGTPQPVERAFVVPPGSRLGPLTADERRKVIEASLVAGHYEKAVDRESASEQLLARAQSKTAANEKTEGSGGFLDSLGLPGGSSKGRTRETAMEAAAKSAARAMGSEVGRRIIRGVLGSIFGGRR